From Cryptococcus gattii WM276 chromosome J, complete sequence:
TCTTCCCGCTCGTAGCCCATTCTTCCCTCCCGATACCCCCATGGCATCCGGCCCTCTGAAAGAGGAGTCGTCAGGTGCCATCCTTCCAAAGGACAAGCAGCTTAGTCTCGATAGTCTTATCATCATCTCTGTTCTTGCCAAATGGATGGGCAAGACTACAGAATGGGAACCCTTCTTCGCTGAGGCTAGCAGAAGAGGCTACAACATGCTTCATTGGGCGCCTCTTCAACAGAAGGGTGTGTCTGGCAGTCCCTACTCTATTCAGAATCAATTAGTCTTTGATGCAGACCTCTTGAAGGACCCAAAGGCAAAGGATGGTGGAGtgaaggagattgaagaAGTGTTGAAGTTTGCAAAGGAAAAGTACGGTTTGGGAGGTGTCACTGACGTAGTGTTGAATCACACTGCATATGATTCTCCTTGGTTGCAGGAGCACCCCGAAGCTGGTAAGTCGTCAGAATGGGGAGCGACATTTTAGCTAAGCTCAATTATAGGTTACTCCCCATACAACACTCCCCATCTTGCTCCTGCGCTCGAATTTGAGGACGCTCTTCTGAGCTTGACAACAAGACTCTCGTCTCTTGGTCTTCCCACAAACCTCAAATCCGAGTCTGACCTCCAGGCGTTGATCCCCCACATTAAATCTTCCATCGACGATGCCAAACTCTGGGAGTACTACGTCTTTGACGTCCAAGGCTCGGAGCGTGCTATCGCCGATTCTTTGCTCAATTCCAAGCCTGAAGCACCCAAGCCTTGGGACGGTGTTTCCCTTCAAGGCAAGACACTCGATGAACTCGCCGACATTGTCAAGTCTTCTAACATCATCACTTCTTACCGCGCCTACTCCTCTCGATACTGCACTTCTGTCTCTCCAGCTGTGGCTGCAGGATTCATCCAAGCTGCTTATCCAGGTGATTCTGCAGAGAACCAAGCCAGTCGATGGGGCAAGATCCTGGATGTGCTGAATGTGAATCTTTATAAAGAGTATAATGAGGATATCCAAACTGGTATCGACGGTGTTGTAGGAAGGTTGAGATATACTAGATTGGAGGAGGGTGGACCTAAGCTTGGAGAGCTTACAAAAGAGTGAGTTTTATATCGAATAGCATAGACTGCAGCTAACAAAACTAGGCGGGCAATTGTGGAGCGCTACTTCACTCGAATCCCCAAGAGCGACATTACCAAGAAACACCCCGAGAGTGCTCTTGCTGTCGCCAACAACGGCTGGATGTGGGCGGCTGACCCTTTAAACAACTTTGCCGAATACCCTTCTAAAGCCTATCTCCGCCGCCAAGTCATTGTCTGGGATGACTGTGTCAAGCTCCGATACGGTTCTCAACCTTCCGACAACCCGTGGTTATGGCAGCACATGATTTCATATGCCGAACTCCTCGCTGGGATGTTTGATGGTTTCCGTTTGGACAACTGTCACTCTACACCATTGCCCTTGGGAAAGGCTGTCATCGACGCTGGTCGACGAATCAATCCTAACCTCTACATCATGGCTGAGCTCTTCACTGGAAGCCAGGAAATGGACTTGAAGTTTGTCAGGGAGTTGGGTATTAACAGTCTTGTCAGAGAGGCGTACAACGGTAACACTGTCAAGAACTTTGCGGATCTCCTCTGGAGGTTTGGCCTTGGGAAGCCTGTGGGTTCTATGGACGTCGCCTGCCTTACATCCTCAGGAGAGGTCCACCTTAACCTTTCGTCATCAAAGTCCAGCGCGCGTCCGGCGCGTGTCACCCCTCTTCAAGGTTCTGTGCCCCATGCAGTCTTCTATGACCTTACCCACGATAACCAGTCTCCCAGAGACAAGCGCACTGCCGAAGATGCCTTGTCTACAGGTGCCCTTGTGACCTTTTGTGCTGCCGCTTTGGGATCCAACAAAGGTTTTGACGACCTCTACCCCAAGCTCCTTGATCTAGTGACCGATAACAGAAAGTATGAGGTCATTAGTaatgagaaggagaagtCTAGTGGTATCGGTAATGTCAAGCGAGTGCTGAACGCCCTTCATgtggagatgatggagggTGGCTACTCTGAAGGCTACGTGCATGAGGATGGCGAGGTGAGTTTGTTGATTGTTGTGCAAAACAAATGGCTGACAAGGGCTTCAGTACCTCATGATCCACCGAGTTCACCCCATCACCCACAAGGGATACATGCTCGTTGCCCATACCGCGTACCCAGGCTTCAAAGGTCGAGGATGGGGTGAGTGGAACTCGATATACACTAGGGAAGATATCACTGACTTTGTATTCATTAGTTAAACCCATTAGACTTGGTCGAACTTCCATCTCATATATCTTCGGTGCCTGTATCAAGACTCGCTttgaagaatggaaggATGACCCCTCTACTCATCGTGGTATCCCCTCGACCCTTGGAGAGATCCCTCCTCCTGAGATCACCAAAGGCACTGGGAATGGAGAAGAGTATCAAGAGGTTGTCGTGCCAGAAGACTTCGCTCCCGGAAGCATCATGGTTTTCGCTACTCAGATGAGCGTGAGTGAACTTTGCGATATTTAGTTGCGTTTGGCCACTAACATTATCTGTTTCTGTATAGGATATTTCCGGTGACTTGGATGCTTTCTGCAAAGAAGGTGCCATAGAAGCTATGAGCCAATTGGACTTGGTGGACCTCAACGTCATCCTCCACAGGGCTGACAGTGAAGAGCGGGACGCTACTGGTAAAGCTTGCACTACATATCTCTCCACTTTCAGTTTACTGACCTTTTAATAAGGCGGCGATGGTACTTACACTATCCCCAACTACGGCCCCATTACGTTCTGCGGTCTAGAAGGCTGGATGCACCCTTTGCGAGAGATCACAAAGAAGAATGATCTCGGTCATCCTCTGTGCCAACACTTGCGAGAAGGTACCTGGGCATTTGACTACGTTGTAAACAGGTTGAACAAGTGAGTCATTGCTGCAGTCACCCTGAAAACTTGCTAATATTGATCAATAGGCAAACTGGTGATCTCCCTCACCTTGCGGCTCCTGCCAAGTGGTTCGCTTCCCGCTTTGATCAGATCAAGGCTACTGCCCCCTCTTTCATGCGCCCGAAGTACTTCTCCCTCGTCATTCACGAAGCCTACAAGGCCGCCCGCCGAGCTGTTGTTGAGCAATGCTCTGAATTTGTTTCTTCTGGCCATTCGTTCATTCACAATCTCGCCTTGTGCTCCGTGCAAATGTATGGGTTGGTGAAGAGTGCCAGCTTGGATCCCGGAAAACCTGTGCCAAGTCTTGCCGCAGGTCTGCCCCATTTCTCCGCTGGTTGGGCTAGGTGTTGGGGACGAGACGTCGTAAGTCCTTCTCAGATCGAGCGTGAAGTTAAAGTCGCTAAGCATTGTCATAGTTCATCTCCCTTCGAGGTCTTTTCCTTACGACCGGTAATTATCCAGCTGCTAGGGCCCACATATTGTCCTTTGGGAGCACTCTCAAACACGGTTTGATCCCCAACTTGCTTGACTCAACGCGAAATCCCAGGTACAACTGTCGTGATGGTCCTTGTGAGTAGCGAAAGAAAAGACATCCCTCCCACTGCTAATGACCTTAATAGGGTGGTTCATTCAAAACGTCCAGGATTACACCCACATGGCTCCCAATGGTTTGACCATCCTTTCTGACAAGGTCAAGCGCCGATTCCCTGCGGATGACACATGGGTTCCTTGGAATAGTCCGAGGGCCTACGAGTACGAGAGCAGCGTTGCCGAATTGATCCAGGAGATCTTGCAGAGGCATGCCGAGGGTATCGAATTC
This genomic window contains:
- a CDS encoding Glycogen debranching enzyme, putative (Similar to TIGR gene model, INSD accession AAW45872.1); this translates as MTILDSLKPSNIEIPLPKAVPQAEGKKTPKTPQDEAISFFSGEGDGEPVQVWELSLEDDGGPSPEKSYLRLPPPFKPYVLRFTLQPGTDVTRNGVLKSDFPMDGGAFKRDDWKERKLPSDLSRPIEVDLPISAPGAFCYFIEYDSPDSTGRVQGRKGYFNVDPIITLPARSPFFPPDTPMASGPLKEESSGAILPKDKQLSLDSLIIISVLAKWMGKTTEWEPFFAEASRRGYNMLHWAPLQQKGVSGSPYSIQNQLVFDADLLKDPKAKDGGVKEIEEVLKFAKEKYGLGGVTDVVLNHTAYDSPWLQEHPEAGYSPYNTPHLAPALEFEDALLSLTTRLSSLGLPTNLKSESDLQALIPHIKSSIDDAKLWEYYVFDVQGSERAIADSLLNSKPEAPKPWDGVSLQGKTLDELADIVKSSNIITSYRAYSSRYCTSVSPAVAAGFIQAAYPGDSAENQASRWGKILDVLNVNLYKEYNEDIQTGIDGVVGRLRYTRLEEGGPKLGELTKERAIVERYFTRIPKSDITKKHPESALAVANNGWMWAADPLNNFAEYPSKAYLRRQVIVWDDCVKLRYGSQPSDNPWLWQHMISYAELLAGMFDGFRLDNCHSTPLPLGKAVIDAGRRINPNLYIMAELFTGSQEMDLKFVRELGINSLVREAYNGNTVKNFADLLWRFGLGKPVGSMDVACLTSSGEVHLNLSSSKSSARPARVTPLQGSVPHAVFYDLTHDNQSPRDKRTAEDALSTGALVTFCAAALGSNKGFDDLYPKLLDLVTDNRKYEVISNEKEKSSGIGNVKRVLNALHVEMMEGGYSEGYVHEDGEYLMIHRVHPITHKGYMLVAHTAYPGFKGRGWVKPIRLGRTSISYIFGACIKTRFEEWKDDPSTHRGIPSTLGEIPPPEITKGTGNGEEYQEVVVPEDFAPGSIMVFATQMSDISGDLDAFCKEGAIEAMSQLDLVDLNVILHRADSEERDATGGDGTYTIPNYGPITFCGLEGWMHPLREITKKNDLGHPLCQHLREGTWAFDYVVNRLNKQTGDLPHLAAPAKWFASRFDQIKATAPSFMRPKYFSLVIHEAYKAARRAVVEQCSEFVSSGHSFIHNLALCSVQMYGLVKSASLDPGKPVPSLAAGLPHFSAGWARCWGRDVFISLRGLFLTTGNYPAARAHILSFGSTLKHGLIPNLLDSTRNPRYNCRDGPWWFIQNVQDYTHMAPNGLTILSDKVKRRFPADDTWVPWNSPRAYEYESSVAELIQEILQRHAEGIEFREYNAGPNLDMDMRDEGFNQKIWVDWDTGIIFGGNRYNCGTWMDKMGSSEKAGNKGLPATPRDGAPIEITGLLKSALTWLDKLSKGGKFPFKGVNASVKGQKRLVTYKEWSDLIQASFEKHYYVPSDPAEDDKYVINKGLVNRRGIYKDVFGTPKDREWSDYQHRCNFTLPMIVAPELFTPSKALEALRIADAVLRAPLGMKTLDPSDSQYRGDYENSNDSTDQAIAKGWNYHQGPEWGFPLGWFLMAYLKFDRLAGEGKSSPTKTMHYISNILRNLARHIENDPWRGLPELTNSNGSFCYDSCNTQAWSASTILDVLEEMHKSGKN